The proteins below are encoded in one region of Paenisporosarcina cavernae:
- the ndk gene encoding nucleoside-diphosphate kinase: MERTFLMVKPDGVQRNMIGEIVARFEKKGFHLVGAKLMQISPELAGEHYGEHKERPFFGELVDFITSGPVFAMVWEGENVISTARLMMGATNPKESAPGTIRGDFAVTVGKNIIHGSDSPESAVREIGLFFKEEELISYAKDSNNWVN, from the coding sequence ATGGAAAGAACTTTTTTAATGGTTAAACCTGACGGTGTTCAACGTAATATGATTGGAGAAATCGTGGCACGTTTTGAGAAAAAGGGGTTTCATTTAGTTGGAGCAAAATTAATGCAAATTTCTCCTGAATTAGCTGGAGAGCATTATGGTGAGCATAAAGAGCGTCCGTTCTTTGGTGAACTAGTAGATTTCATTACTTCTGGTCCTGTTTTTGCGATGGTTTGGGAAGGCGAAAATGTAATCTCAACTGCTCGTTTAATGATGGGTGCAACTAATCCAAAAGAATCTGCTCCAGGAACAATTCGTGGAGACTTTGCTGTAACGGTTGGAAAAAATATCATTCACGGTTCTGACTCTCCTGAAAGTGCAGTACGAGAAATCGGATTATTCTTCAAAGAAGAAGAACTTATTTCTTACGCAAAAGATTCAAACAACTGGGTTAACTAA
- a CDS encoding CheR family methyltransferase: MTDYIKFIDQIKRKTGIDLQLYKEAQMKRRLTSLYEKKGYANFEEYFHAINQSQELLEEFFDRMTINVSEFYRNGKRWEVLDQKIFPKLLEKNKKLKIWSAACSTGEEPYSLAMVLSKHIPLSQIDILATDLDEIVLSKAKIGIYPERSLSEVPVEMKEKYFDQQGVFFHVKDEIKRTVTFKKHNLLKDDYGTNFDLIVCRNVMIYFTEDAKDQIYTNFGKALRKDGILFVGSTEQIFSPSKYGLENEDTFFYRKSN, encoded by the coding sequence ATGACAGATTACATAAAATTTATTGATCAAATAAAACGGAAGACGGGTATTGATCTTCAGTTATATAAAGAAGCTCAAATGAAGCGTCGATTAACATCGCTTTATGAAAAAAAGGGCTATGCAAATTTTGAAGAATACTTTCATGCGATTAATCAAAGTCAGGAATTATTAGAAGAGTTTTTTGATCGAATGACCATAAACGTTTCCGAATTTTATCGAAATGGGAAGAGATGGGAAGTTCTGGATCAAAAAATTTTTCCAAAACTTCTGGAAAAGAATAAGAAATTAAAAATTTGGAGTGCAGCTTGCTCAACAGGAGAAGAACCTTACTCTCTTGCAATGGTTCTCTCTAAACACATCCCATTGAGTCAAATTGACATATTAGCAACTGATTTAGACGAAATAGTCTTAAGTAAAGCCAAAATTGGCATTTATCCAGAGCGTTCATTATCAGAAGTGCCTGTGGAGATGAAAGAGAAATATTTCGACCAACAAGGTGTTTTCTTTCATGTGAAAGATGAGATAAAAAGAACGGTCACTTTTAAAAAACATAACTTGTTAAAAGATGATTATGGAACTAACTTCGATTTAATCGTCTGCAGGAATGTCATGATCTATTTCACGGAAGATGCGAAAGATCAAATCTATACTAATTTTGGTAAAGCATTGCGAAAGGATGGCATTTTATTTGTAGGCAGTACTGAACAAATATTTTCCCCATCTAAATATGGATTAGAAAATGAAGATACATTTTTCTATCGAAAGAGCAACTGA
- the aroC gene encoding chorismate synthase: MRYLTAGESHGPELTTIIEGLPAGLNVDVSRINDDLRRRQGGHGRGRRMQIETDTVEVTAGIRHGKTLGSPVCLRVVNDDWKHWTKIMGIESLEPFDESEVKRQISRPRPGHADLVGGIKYGHRDLRNVLERSSARETTVRVAAGAVAKILLKELGIEVIGHVKEIGGIQANAVDVSNMQPDEVKKAIKENPVYCLDEEASKEMVELIDETKKNGDSIGGIVEVVVTGCPPGVGSYVHYDRKIDGKLAMAMMSINAFKGVEFGIGFDMAHLPGSQVHDEIKWDQEKGYTRSTNRLGGIEGGMTTGMPIVIKGVMKPIPTLYKPLQSVDIETKENFKASIERSDSCAVPAASVVAEHVIAWEIASAILAEFPASRIDQLRQHVQGQRDFAKEF, encoded by the coding sequence ATGAGATATTTAACAGCTGGAGAGTCCCATGGACCAGAACTGACTACGATTATTGAAGGATTACCCGCCGGTCTAAATGTCGATGTCTCTAGAATTAATGACGATTTACGCAGAAGACAAGGTGGACATGGACGTGGCAGAAGGATGCAAATCGAAACGGATACGGTTGAAGTGACTGCTGGAATTCGACACGGCAAGACATTAGGCTCACCAGTGTGTTTGCGTGTGGTAAATGATGATTGGAAGCATTGGACAAAAATTATGGGAATAGAATCCCTGGAACCATTTGATGAATCAGAAGTTAAACGACAAATTTCACGTCCTAGACCAGGTCATGCGGATTTAGTTGGTGGAATCAAGTATGGACATCGAGACTTACGGAATGTATTAGAACGTTCTTCCGCAAGAGAAACGACCGTTCGCGTTGCGGCAGGGGCAGTAGCGAAAATTTTGTTAAAGGAGTTAGGTATTGAAGTCATTGGACATGTGAAAGAAATTGGAGGAATTCAAGCGAACGCAGTTGACGTTAGCAACATGCAACCGGACGAAGTGAAGAAAGCAATAAAGGAAAATCCTGTATATTGCTTGGATGAAGAAGCAAGTAAAGAAATGGTCGAATTGATTGATGAGACGAAAAAAAATGGAGATTCCATTGGCGGTATAGTGGAAGTAGTGGTAACAGGTTGTCCTCCAGGTGTTGGTAGTTATGTTCATTACGATCGCAAAATTGATGGAAAGCTCGCAATGGCAATGATGAGTATTAATGCCTTTAAAGGTGTGGAATTTGGTATAGGTTTTGACATGGCACATCTTCCTGGAAGTCAAGTTCATGACGAAATCAAATGGGACCAAGAGAAGGGTTACACGAGAAGTACTAACCGATTAGGTGGAATCGAAGGCGGGATGACAACAGGAATGCCAATCGTGATCAAAGGTGTCATGAAGCCGATTCCCACACTCTACAAGCCCCTACAAAGTGTTGACATCGAGACGAAAGAAAATTTTAAAGCAAGTATCGAACGTTCTGATAGTTGTGCTGTTCCTGCTGCTTCTGTCGTTGCAGAACATGTAATTGCTTGGGAAATTGCTTCTGCCATACTTGCCGAATTTCCAGCTAGTCGTATTGATCAACTGAGACAACATGTGCAGGGTCAACGAGATTTTGCAAAGGAGTTTTAA
- the aroB gene encoding 3-dehydroquinate synthase — MQKIHVSLQSSSYDILLAHNELAEMLKGYRESWRQYDQIVVIPDEHVWQLHEHYFREAMTMNGLENYLVKPIPAGESSKSIDVWEEVQTFLLQQNCNRNTLLVAFGGGACGDVVGFIAATFLRGVDYCQMPTTVLAHDSSVGGKTAINHSLGKNLLGAFHQPIAVLYDSSFFDTLSEKEFRSGFAELWKHAWLSDANWLQELEISVLQNSWRSIPWVAELTKGIQVKVSIVERDVFERHERKYLNFGHTFSHALEKGIGYSEISHGEAVAIGILFDLLISAEKGFIPHQLVKEKITFIHSLGYPLNKVSSVPFENYYELMVRDKKATKTGIQFVLLHTIGNPVVETIEKKLLLHAYHLFQQLIEEVAND; from the coding sequence ATGCAGAAGATTCATGTTTCCTTACAAAGTAGTTCGTATGACATTTTACTAGCACATAATGAACTTGCCGAGATGCTAAAAGGATATCGAGAATCTTGGCGACAATATGATCAAATCGTTGTTATACCTGATGAACATGTATGGCAATTGCATGAGCATTATTTTCGAGAGGCGATGACAATGAATGGTCTCGAAAATTATTTGGTTAAACCAATACCAGCAGGAGAATCTTCCAAGTCAATAGATGTATGGGAAGAAGTCCAAACGTTTTTACTGCAGCAAAATTGCAACCGAAATACGTTGTTAGTAGCTTTCGGCGGTGGAGCTTGCGGTGATGTTGTAGGGTTTATTGCCGCAACGTTTTTACGAGGAGTAGATTATTGCCAGATGCCTACAACCGTTCTAGCACATGACAGTTCTGTTGGTGGAAAAACAGCAATTAATCATTCACTTGGAAAAAATTTGCTTGGTGCTTTTCATCAACCTATAGCTGTGTTGTATGATAGTTCTTTCTTTGACACGTTGAGCGAAAAAGAATTTCGATCAGGCTTTGCCGAGTTATGGAAGCATGCTTGGTTAAGTGATGCAAATTGGCTGCAAGAACTTGAAATTTCCGTTCTCCAGAATAGTTGGAGATCTATTCCTTGGGTGGCAGAGCTAACAAAAGGAATACAAGTAAAAGTCTCTATTGTAGAACGAGATGTTTTTGAACGACATGAACGAAAGTATTTAAATTTTGGTCATACCTTTTCGCATGCATTAGAAAAGGGTATCGGATATTCTGAGATTTCGCATGGTGAAGCGGTAGCTATTGGTATCCTGTTCGACCTTCTTATAAGTGCAGAAAAAGGATTCATACCCCATCAACTTGTTAAAGAAAAAATAACTTTTATACATTCATTAGGATATCCTTTGAACAAAGTCTCCTCTGTGCCATTTGAAAACTATTACGAACTAATGGTGCGTGATAAGAAAGCGACGAAAACAGGAATTCAATTCGTTTTACTTCACACAATTGGAAATCCTGTCGTTGAAACAATTGAAAAAAAACTATTGCTCCATGCATATCATCTATTCCAACAATTAATAGAGGAGGTTGCTAATGATTAG
- the aroH gene encoding chorismate mutase, with protein MIRGIRGATTITGDHLEELLIETEKLVLEMVRVNHVDPDEVASVIISTTTDICSGFPAKAVRSIEGWKYVPVMCTHEMVVSGSLPHCIRVLMHVNTSVSQEHIHHIYLNEAIGLRPDLSS; from the coding sequence ATGATTAGAGGAATTCGCGGAGCAACTACTATTACCGGTGATCATCTGGAGGAACTATTAATTGAAACGGAAAAACTTGTGCTCGAAATGGTCCGAGTAAACCACGTGGATCCTGATGAAGTTGCCTCTGTTATTATTTCGACGACAACCGATATTTGTAGTGGGTTTCCAGCAAAAGCTGTCCGATCGATTGAAGGGTGGAAATATGTACCTGTTATGTGTACACATGAAATGGTCGTTTCGGGATCTTTGCCACACTGTATTCGTGTGTTAATGCATGTAAATACATCCGTATCACAAGAACACATACACCATATTTATTTAAATGAGGCAATTGGGTTAAGACCAGATCTATCTAGTTAG
- the hisC gene encoding histidinol-phosphate transaminase produces the protein MKWKQQLLGMKAYQPGKSAEDVKKIWDLKTVVKLASNENPYGCSTRVNEAMDQYPLSAAIYPDGYAYSLKKALSEHLHVNMDQLMIGNGSDEIIRIVSRALLHSNASTIMPTPSFPQYRHNALIEGAEIIEIPLLNGMHDLEKMLHSIKENTSVIWLCSPNNPTGTLISSLDLRHFLMQVPKDVLVVLDEAYFDYIHDDAYENSIELLKTFSNLLVLRTFSKAYGLASFRVGYGIAHKELIEKLDPVREPFNSPTISQYVAQHALQDQHFIQVTRNETKKGIQLFEAFAEKNNLHIYPSEANFVLLQVPKKADEVFQDLMAKGFIIRSGDVLGTPGYIRITIGTHDQNASFLDALTGILFADEDRL, from the coding sequence ATGAAATGGAAGCAACAGCTTTTAGGAATGAAAGCATACCAACCTGGGAAATCAGCAGAAGATGTTAAAAAAATATGGGATTTAAAGACTGTCGTAAAATTAGCGTCAAATGAAAATCCATATGGATGTTCTACACGCGTAAACGAGGCGATGGATCAATATCCACTTTCTGCAGCTATATATCCAGATGGGTATGCTTACTCACTAAAAAAGGCCTTAAGCGAGCATTTGCATGTTAACATGGATCAATTAATGATAGGTAATGGATCGGATGAAATAATACGAATTGTTTCACGTGCACTTTTACATTCTAATGCTTCCACTATTATGCCCACTCCATCTTTTCCTCAATATAGACATAATGCATTGATTGAAGGTGCAGAGATAATAGAGATCCCGCTACTTAATGGGATGCATGACCTAGAAAAAATGCTTCATTCGATTAAAGAGAATACATCGGTTATTTGGTTATGCTCTCCTAATAATCCTACAGGTACGCTAATTTCATCTTTAGATCTCCGTCATTTTTTGATGCAAGTACCTAAGGATGTCCTTGTGGTTCTTGACGAGGCGTATTTTGATTATATCCACGATGATGCCTATGAAAATTCAATTGAATTACTTAAGACATTCTCCAACTTACTTGTATTGAGAACATTTTCAAAAGCATATGGATTAGCAAGTTTCAGGGTAGGTTACGGAATTGCGCATAAAGAGTTAATCGAAAAGCTGGATCCAGTGCGAGAACCATTTAACAGTCCTACGATCAGTCAATATGTCGCACAGCATGCGTTACAAGATCAACATTTTATACAAGTTACTCGAAATGAAACGAAAAAGGGAATTCAATTGTTTGAAGCATTTGCAGAGAAAAATAACCTTCATATATACCCAAGTGAAGCAAACTTCGTCTTGTTACAGGTTCCTAAAAAGGCAGATGAAGTATTCCAAGATCTAATGGCAAAAGGATTCATCATTCGAAGCGGGGATGTACTAGGTACCCCGGGCTATATACGAATAACCATTGGAACGCATGACCAGAATGCATCATTTTTAGATGCTTTAACTGGCATCTTATTTGCGGATGAGGACCGTTTATGA
- a CDS encoding prephenate dehydrogenase, producing MKIGIIGLGLIGGSLAKALKRNSENYVIGFDVKKESLSHALNKKIIDEIALNCEDDFHSVDYLFLATPVEKTIEIMRLIPSWRLKENVIVSDTGSTKKEIMKVAQELTTVGITFIGAHPMAGSHKSGLSASKAHLFENAYMILTPLGNDISLIHSMKKLLEPTKAKVLVTSAQQHDEMTALVSHFPHLVATSLVHRLANEASDYPVAMKIAAGGFRDTTRIASGNPIMWRDITIQNREILLSQLQKWEEEMQRLKKLLSEGSPSDMEDYFISAKQVRDELPISNQGALYSTFDLSVDVPDYPGVISELTGLLAEHMISLTNLRIVEAREDIYGIFVISFQTASDRQRAQELIQTKTAYESYIS from the coding sequence ATGAAAATAGGAATTATTGGACTTGGTCTTATTGGAGGATCACTTGCTAAAGCTTTAAAGCGTAATTCCGAGAATTATGTCATTGGTTTTGACGTTAAAAAAGAGAGTCTTTCACACGCGTTAAACAAAAAGATCATTGACGAGATTGCACTAAACTGTGAGGATGATTTCCATTCAGTTGACTATCTTTTTTTAGCAACACCTGTGGAGAAAACAATCGAAATTATGCGATTGATTCCGTCTTGGAGATTAAAGGAAAATGTGATTGTTTCTGATACAGGCAGTACAAAAAAAGAAATTATGAAAGTAGCGCAAGAACTTACTACTGTCGGAATTACGTTCATTGGCGCCCATCCCATGGCAGGTTCTCATAAAAGCGGTCTAAGCGCATCTAAAGCACATTTGTTTGAAAATGCCTATATGATCCTTACACCTTTAGGGAATGATATATCTCTTATACACTCGATGAAAAAGCTTTTAGAACCGACGAAAGCGAAAGTTTTGGTCACAAGTGCACAACAACACGATGAGATGACTGCTCTAGTAAGTCATTTCCCTCATTTGGTTGCCACCTCGCTCGTACATCGATTGGCAAATGAAGCGTCTGATTATCCAGTAGCAATGAAAATTGCTGCAGGAGGTTTTCGGGATACGACACGTATCGCTTCTGGTAATCCAATTATGTGGCGTGATATCACGATACAAAATAGAGAAATCCTGTTGTCACAATTACAAAAATGGGAAGAAGAGATGCAACGGTTGAAGAAGTTGCTTTCTGAAGGATCACCTTCCGATATGGAAGATTATTTTATTTCTGCAAAACAAGTTCGAGATGAGTTGCCTATATCCAATCAAGGCGCACTTTACAGTACGTTTGATTTATCTGTCGATGTTCCGGATTATCCAGGCGTAATTTCAGAGCTAACAGGTTTACTTGCTGAGCATATGATTAGTTTAACAAACCTACGAATTGTAGAAGCCAGAGAAGATATTTATGGGATTTTTGTGATAAGTTTTCAAACTGCTTCCGATCGTCAACGTGCACAGGAACTTATTCAAACGAAAACTGCATATGAATCGTATATTTCGTAA
- the aroA gene encoding 3-phosphoshikimate 1-carboxyvinyltransferase, translating into MEKTLYPLSEPLNGSIQIPGDKSISHRAIMFGSVAKGETIVSNFLPGADCLSTIDCFRKLGVQIDQQDTTVTISSEGFHSFKEPAEILDTGNSGTTTRLLTGLLAGSSIFAVIKGDESISKRPMGRVTNPLRKMGAIIHGREEAQFTPLAISGTKLQGINYTMPVASAQVKSAILLAGLHSESETVLQENVKTRDHTEKMMEQFGVDIKVVDNTIHLKPAGELHGRTIEVPGDISSAAFFLVAGAITPNSSIELKNVGLNDTRTGILDILQAMNATYKVTPQSVHSTEPVGTISIEYSALTGTTIDGSFIPRLIDEIPVIALMATQAVGKTIIKDAEELKVKETNRIDAVVTELKKLGATIEATEDGMIIEGPTPLHGGTIQTYGDHRIAMMASIASLISSDPITIDNYHCINVSYPTFFDHIEKLTTK; encoded by the coding sequence GTGGAAAAAACACTCTATCCATTATCGGAACCATTAAATGGGTCCATTCAAATTCCAGGGGACAAATCCATTTCACACAGAGCAATTATGTTTGGCTCGGTGGCGAAAGGGGAAACCATCGTGTCGAATTTTCTACCAGGTGCTGATTGTCTAAGTACCATCGATTGTTTTCGAAAACTCGGAGTTCAAATTGACCAACAGGATACGACCGTTACCATTTCAAGCGAAGGGTTTCATTCATTCAAAGAGCCCGCGGAAATCTTGGATACGGGAAATTCCGGAACAACAACACGATTATTAACTGGTTTACTTGCAGGCTCGTCCATTTTTGCAGTGATAAAAGGGGACGAATCGATCTCGAAACGACCGATGGGAAGGGTAACGAATCCATTGCGAAAAATGGGAGCAATCATTCATGGCCGAGAAGAAGCACAATTTACTCCCCTAGCAATAAGTGGAACGAAACTACAAGGCATAAACTACACGATGCCAGTAGCTTCCGCTCAGGTAAAATCTGCTATTTTACTTGCTGGACTTCATAGTGAATCGGAAACTGTTTTACAAGAAAATGTTAAAACGAGAGATCACACCGAAAAGATGATGGAGCAATTCGGTGTTGATATCAAGGTGGTAGATAATACTATACATTTAAAGCCCGCTGGAGAGTTACATGGTAGAACAATTGAAGTACCAGGTGATATTTCATCTGCCGCTTTCTTTCTAGTTGCAGGAGCTATTACACCCAATAGCTCGATTGAACTTAAGAATGTCGGATTAAATGATACTAGGACTGGGATCCTTGATATACTTCAAGCGATGAATGCAACGTATAAGGTAACTCCTCAAAGTGTTCATTCGACTGAGCCAGTTGGAACTATTTCTATTGAGTATAGTGCATTAACTGGGACAACCATCGATGGTTCGTTCATTCCAAGATTAATCGACGAAATTCCCGTGATTGCATTAATGGCAACGCAAGCAGTAGGAAAAACGATTATTAAGGATGCAGAAGAGTTAAAAGTAAAAGAAACAAATCGAATCGATGCAGTTGTAACGGAACTAAAAAAACTTGGAGCTACTATTGAAGCGACAGAAGATGGGATGATTATTGAAGGACCTACACCTCTTCATGGAGGAACCATTCAAACATATGGTGATCATCGAATTGCGATGATGGCCAGCATAGCTTCGCTTATAAGTAGTGACCCAATTACGATAGACAATTATCATTGTATAAATGTCTCTTATCCAACATTTTTTGACCATATTGAAAAATTAACAACGAAATAG
- a CDS encoding tetratricopeptide repeat protein, which translates to MIIEQKFQQAISQGDASEVKSLVSDALLNESPDVLDQIAQYLATEGYFEEALEIYQHFQFLYPGENQFLIDQAQLLFELGQEDKAIELLSSIDEKDTVYLQALLTLADYYQVIGYLDVAEQKLEQALVMLPDEPMLLFSKGQLLEESGRFLEAARIFENLMKQEIDELQEWNLELRLASVYSAGGAYEESIPLYERFLKDEELPEVKFQLAYALFQTEQYERAVEQLTEIITMDPDFFNAYLLLSHSYQMMEEDQLALKWIEKGIKRDEVDKEYYVTAGKLALKLGKTEDAETYLRQSLAIDPGYLDALIVLVSLLSNKDSHEEVIELFEWVKSYEEDPLSIYPLVAKSYAELELFQEAYQLYEEAYSEWKEDPTFLEEFMEFLLEEGKRAQAIEVLKQLMLIEPTEPKWEEMYHQIQD; encoded by the coding sequence ATGATAATTGAACAGAAATTTCAACAAGCTATCTCACAAGGAGATGCCAGTGAAGTAAAGTCGTTAGTGAGTGATGCGCTTTTAAATGAATCTCCAGATGTACTCGATCAAATTGCTCAATATTTAGCAACAGAAGGCTATTTCGAAGAGGCATTGGAAATATATCAGCACTTTCAATTTTTGTATCCTGGGGAGAATCAATTTTTAATCGATCAAGCTCAATTATTATTTGAACTTGGACAGGAAGATAAGGCAATAGAGTTGCTAAGTTCAATTGACGAAAAGGATACAGTTTACCTTCAAGCACTTTTAACTTTAGCAGATTACTACCAAGTAATAGGCTATTTAGATGTTGCAGAGCAAAAATTGGAGCAAGCACTAGTGATGTTGCCGGATGAACCAATGTTGTTATTTTCTAAAGGACAACTATTAGAAGAAAGTGGCCGATTTCTTGAGGCAGCAAGAATTTTCGAAAACTTAATGAAACAGGAAATTGACGAATTGCAGGAATGGAATCTCGAACTGCGTCTTGCTTCCGTGTACAGTGCAGGTGGAGCATATGAAGAGTCAATTCCTTTATACGAACGTTTTTTAAAAGACGAAGAACTTCCTGAAGTGAAGTTTCAATTGGCTTATGCACTTTTTCAAACAGAACAATATGAGCGTGCAGTCGAACAGTTAACGGAAATTATAACGATGGATCCGGATTTCTTTAATGCGTATCTTCTTCTTTCACATAGCTATCAAATGATGGAAGAAGATCAACTTGCCTTAAAATGGATAGAAAAAGGTATAAAACGGGATGAAGTGGACAAAGAATATTATGTAACAGCAGGAAAATTAGCATTAAAGCTAGGAAAAACCGAGGATGCAGAAACATATTTACGACAATCCTTAGCGATTGATCCAGGTTACTTAGATGCGTTGATTGTCCTTGTAAGTTTATTGTCGAATAAAGATTCTCACGAAGAAGTTATAGAATTATTTGAGTGGGTAAAGAGTTACGAGGAAGATCCACTTTCAATCTATCCGCTAGTCGCAAAATCATATGCAGAACTTGAACTGTTTCAAGAGGCATATCAATTGTATGAAGAAGCATATAGTGAATGGAAAGAAGATCCAACTTTCCTAGAGGAATTCATGGAATTTTTATTAGAAGAAGGAAAACGAGCTCAGGCTATCGAAGTGTTAAAGCAGCTAATGTTAATAGAGCCTACAGAACCAAAATGGGAAGAAATGTATCATCAAATACAAGACTAA
- a CDS encoding ReoY family proteolytic degradation factor, producing MPASVSAVEKKEFVRWFLSKFELKRRECVWILNYMLSHDEILRHVHFVEEAHYCPRAMVMSVTDSSGIPFRFYKGNLMTSDAEKSFHDMRLNPKEPLYIQLNFPLFPPSPEYLAVLEENPHYPYKWQVEEGDKKLANDIVAKSVGEFQEEYLLKEIDRTLDNQDEKRFFELSKLLNDIKNQG from the coding sequence ATGCCAGCTTCCGTTTCTGCAGTCGAGAAAAAAGAATTTGTACGTTGGTTTCTCTCGAAATTCGAATTGAAGCGTCGCGAATGCGTATGGATTTTAAACTATATGCTAAGCCATGATGAAATATTGCGTCATGTTCATTTCGTCGAAGAAGCACATTATTGCCCACGTGCGATGGTTATGTCAGTAACAGATTCCTCCGGAATACCATTTCGTTTTTATAAAGGTAACTTAATGACTTCTGATGCGGAAAAATCGTTCCACGATATGCGATTAAATCCAAAGGAACCATTATATATTCAACTGAATTTCCCATTGTTTCCACCAAGTCCTGAATACTTAGCAGTATTAGAAGAAAACCCGCATTATCCTTACAAGTGGCAAGTAGAAGAGGGAGATAAAAAACTTGCGAATGATATTGTAGCGAAAAGTGTAGGAGAATTTCAAGAGGAATATTTGTTAAAAGAAATAGACCGCACATTAGATAATCAAGATGAAAAACGATTTTTTGAGTTATCCAAATTATTAAATGACATAAAAAATCAAGGATAG
- a CDS encoding DUF2487 family protein, which yields MKWTVGDLQKMQNQPEYVDTIVVPLVKLSGQPNKIMGSATSAEFLMVLTMELENQFKGRVVLSPPFSYVDSMDMKSLGNSINNELTLTGAKTIFYLSSDLEWSEKAPDLGVHIVPSIPLNDMDQAMRSKIIEDQVRQLVPVLSSKWNAL from the coding sequence ATGAAGTGGACTGTTGGTGATTTGCAAAAGATGCAAAATCAACCCGAATACGTAGATACAATCGTTGTTCCATTGGTGAAATTATCGGGTCAACCGAACAAAATCATGGGAAGCGCAACTTCTGCTGAGTTTTTAATGGTTTTAACGATGGAATTAGAAAACCAATTTAAAGGACGAGTCGTATTAAGCCCTCCTTTTAGCTACGTTGACAGCATGGATATGAAAAGTCTCGGAAATAGTATCAACAATGAATTGACCTTAACAGGAGCAAAAACTATTTTCTACCTATCAAGTGACTTGGAATGGTCTGAGAAAGCTCCTGATTTAGGTGTACATATCGTTCCGTCTATTCCTTTAAATGATATGGATCAAGCAATGCGAAGTAAAATTATAGAAGATCAAGTAAGGCAGTTAGTTCCGGTGTTATCTTCAAAATGGAATGCTTTATAG
- a CDS encoding ubiquinol-cytochrome c reductase iron-sulfur subunit — protein MSNNRVSRRQFLNYTLTGVGGFMAAGMLMPMVRFAIDPVLQKAEAGDFIATEKKVADLTETPERVDFSYEQVDAWYTSQVTDTAWVYKEGDKIIALSPICKHLGCTVNWGANEDHPNQFFCPCHGGRYEKNGKNVPKTPPLGPLDQFEVKVTDGLLYIGKKVPNKLV, from the coding sequence ATGAGTAACAACCGAGTATCGCGCCGACAATTCCTTAACTACACATTAACAGGTGTAGGTGGATTTATGGCTGCTGGTATGTTAATGCCGATGGTACGATTTGCCATCGATCCTGTACTTCAGAAAGCCGAAGCAGGAGATTTCATTGCTACCGAGAAAAAAGTAGCTGATTTAACAGAAACTCCAGAACGTGTTGACTTCTCTTATGAGCAAGTAGACGCTTGGTATACTTCCCAAGTAACGGATACAGCGTGGGTTTATAAAGAAGGCGATAAAATCATTGCCCTTTCTCCTATCTGTAAACATCTTGGATGTACGGTTAACTGGGGTGCGAATGAAGACCATCCTAATCAATTCTTCTGCCCTTGTCATGGTGGTAGATATGAAAAGAATGGTAAAAACGTACCAAAAACACCACCTCTTGGACCATTAGACCAGTTTGAAGTGAAAGTTACAGACGGTTTATTGTACATCGGGAAAAAAGTTCCTAACAAATTAGTGTAG